A portion of the Paenibacillus hamazuiensis genome contains these proteins:
- a CDS encoding rhamnogalacturonan lyase, which produces MFKAFKGTLRKTGVAALTCLALAAPGLPAQPAASAAQTGGISAPLRQMEYLTRGPVAVKTDGGVFVSWRLLGTDPADIAFNVYRSGAKANAQPITSGTNFLDEAGSADSTYTVRAVVNGKEHPDSEAVSVWGANYLSVPLKKPDGGVTPDGVSYTYNANDASVGDVDGDGTYEIILKWDPSNSKDNSQDGYTGEVFVDAYKMDGTLLWRIAMGKNIRAGAHYTQFLVYDLDGDGKAEVAMKTADGTTDGTGKVIGDPAADYRNTKGRVLSGPEYLTIFEGATGKELATTQYDPPRGSITDWGDNYGNRVDRFLACIAYLDGQRPSLVMSRGYYTRTVLAAYNWRDRQLSQVWRFDSKDPGNSGYAGQGNHNLSVADVDGDGKDEIIFGGMTVDDNGKGLYTTGVGHGDALHVGDLNPDRPGLEVFKVMESSPYGAAVWDAGTGSIQWRANGTKDTGRGMSADIDPRYKGEEVWATSGVGLYSVDGTKISSTIPSVNFGIWWDGDLLRELLDDIRIDKWDYTNSKMVNLLTADGAASNNGTKATPSLQADLFGDWREEAVWRTADSSALRIYTTTAVTDTRIYTLMHDPVYRLGVAWQNIAYNQPPHPGFYIGDGMSAPPRPSIYVTMPASVDVQPDTLNLKSKGGKNSVTAYIGLPTDFNAADFSASTVSMSVYGGGTLPAQLSPVSAGEQDGNGANDIAVKFDREKLIEALAGQSGEVPLTVTGTLRSGQRFIGSDTVRVIH; this is translated from the coding sequence ATGTTCAAAGCATTCAAAGGCACGCTTCGAAAAACGGGTGTCGCCGCACTGACCTGCCTTGCGCTGGCGGCCCCCGGACTTCCGGCACAACCGGCGGCTTCGGCGGCGCAGACCGGCGGCATCTCCGCTCCGCTGCGGCAAATGGAATATTTGACCCGCGGGCCGGTGGCCGTGAAAACGGACGGCGGCGTGTTCGTCAGCTGGCGGCTGCTCGGGACCGATCCGGCGGACATCGCGTTTAACGTGTACCGCAGCGGTGCGAAGGCCAATGCTCAGCCCATCACGTCCGGCACGAACTTTTTGGATGAAGCGGGAAGTGCCGACTCGACGTACACCGTGCGTGCGGTGGTGAACGGCAAAGAGCATCCGGACTCGGAAGCCGTCTCCGTGTGGGGGGCGAATTACTTGTCGGTGCCCCTGAAAAAACCGGACGGCGGGGTTACCCCGGACGGCGTCAGCTACACGTACAACGCCAACGATGCCAGCGTCGGAGATGTGGACGGCGACGGCACGTATGAAATTATTTTGAAATGGGATCCTTCCAATTCCAAGGATAACTCGCAGGACGGCTATACCGGAGAAGTATTCGTCGATGCTTACAAAATGGACGGAACGCTTCTGTGGAGAATCGCGATGGGCAAAAATATACGGGCCGGAGCCCACTATACGCAGTTTCTCGTCTATGATCTGGACGGAGACGGCAAAGCCGAGGTCGCGATGAAAACCGCCGACGGCACAACGGACGGAACCGGCAAGGTGATCGGCGATCCTGCTGCCGACTACCGGAATACCAAGGGCCGCGTACTTTCCGGACCGGAATATCTTACGATTTTCGAAGGAGCCACAGGCAAAGAGCTGGCCACGACGCAGTACGATCCGCCCCGCGGCAGCATAACGGATTGGGGGGACAACTACGGGAACCGGGTCGATCGCTTCCTCGCCTGCATCGCTTATCTTGACGGGCAGCGTCCAAGCCTCGTCATGTCGCGCGGGTACTATACGAGGACGGTGCTCGCCGCCTACAATTGGCGCGACCGGCAGCTCAGCCAGGTATGGAGATTCGACAGCAAGGACCCGGGCAATTCCGGTTATGCCGGACAGGGCAACCACAACCTGAGCGTGGCGGATGTCGACGGGGACGGCAAAGATGAAATCATCTTCGGCGGAATGACGGTCGACGACAACGGCAAGGGGTTGTACACGACCGGAGTGGGACACGGCGACGCCCTCCACGTCGGAGACCTCAACCCGGACAGACCCGGACTCGAGGTGTTCAAAGTGATGGAATCGAGCCCGTACGGCGCTGCCGTATGGGATGCCGGGACCGGCAGCATCCAGTGGAGAGCCAATGGCACCAAGGATACGGGCCGCGGCATGTCCGCCGACATCGACCCGAGATATAAAGGGGAGGAAGTATGGGCGACCTCTGGAGTCGGACTTTATTCCGTGGACGGAACGAAAATCAGCAGCACGATCCCATCGGTCAACTTCGGCATTTGGTGGGACGGTGACTTGCTGCGCGAGCTGCTTGACGATATCCGGATCGATAAATGGGATTATACGAATTCGAAAATGGTCAATCTATTAACCGCCGATGGCGCCGCCTCGAATAACGGCACCAAGGCAACCCCGTCGCTGCAGGCCGACCTGTTCGGAGACTGGCGGGAAGAGGCGGTTTGGCGGACGGCGGACAGCTCCGCCCTGCGCATTTACACGACAACGGCCGTTACCGATACGCGCATCTACACGCTGATGCACGATCCGGTCTATCGGCTCGGCGTTGCCTGGCAAAACATCGCTTATAACCAGCCGCCTCACCCCGGCTTCTACATCGGCGACGGAATGAGCGCTCCGCCCAGGCCTTCCATCTATGTGACGATGCCGGCTTCCGTCGATGTGCAGCCGGATACGCTGAATCTGAAAAGCAAAGGCGGCAAAAATTCGGTGACCGCCTACATTGGGCTGCCGACGGATTTTAACGCCGCCGACTTTAGCGCCTCCACCGTGAGCATGAGCGTTTACGGCGGCGGGACGCTGCCTGCACAGCTCTCCCCAGTCTCGGCCGGCGAACAGGACGGCAACGGAGCGAACGATATCGCCGTTAAATTCGACCGCGAGAAGCTCATCGAGGCGCTTGCCGGCCAATCCGGCGAAGTGCCGCTGACCGTAACCGGAACGCTTCGCAGCGGGCAGCGGTTTATCGGCAGCGATACGGTCAGGGTGATCCACTGA
- a CDS encoding sensor histidine kinase encodes MRPFFRRSFRHLLMLAQGFAAARYWLLAYVLIILLPSLAVLYFYQQRTTAWLEEEVTRSMLQTIKQTGINLTGQLGRIQEISNALFMNPNLYAYIKAADSSDPLTNLKNFRPLIDSAQANDNIFRVRVFMDDSNLYSGEKINFFPLSSVLSRPWYARVVEAGGSIVWSGAYLEHYIDRDDTYVISSARMLRDPDNFDRMLGLLVIDVKEQAVLDIMTEVKLSGENRVYIVDADGTIVTHADRALIGQKGIAPGVEQTIRSTQEGIVKTMSGLDATYTIFTTIRSTGWKLLAEVPADDISRQALKLNRFSGAATLLGVSVLFLLLVFLLLAFIIRSMNRRVQLVIRAIRREGIEHLDERHAAADGGINVLERSVDHLIVKVREMMEEAYRSKMQEREAQLRALQAQINPHFLYNTLDTINWIAVGRGAHDISQMIDALAKYFRLSLNKGKDTVSVEDELNLAKVYLEIQLSRFPHSFEFTVEADPRVYAFFMPKLTLQPIVENALLHGIRKAKRKNGLIRIEARLDEQEQELVLSVADNGAGMDDETAARLLTEPQPSARSDGSGSSYGLFNVNERIKLFSGENGGVSVRSAPGEGTTVTVRLKATDKTPEAAG; translated from the coding sequence ATGAGGCCGTTTTTCCGAAGAAGCTTCCGCCATCTGCTGATGCTTGCCCAAGGCTTCGCAGCGGCGAGGTATTGGCTTTTGGCCTATGTGCTCATCATTTTGCTTCCCTCGCTTGCGGTGCTTTATTTTTACCAGCAGCGGACGACGGCATGGCTTGAGGAAGAAGTGACCCGCAGCATGCTGCAAACGATCAAGCAAACTGGAATCAACCTGACGGGCCAGCTGGGCAGGATTCAGGAGATTTCCAACGCGCTGTTTATGAACCCGAACCTGTATGCCTATATAAAAGCTGCCGACAGCAGCGATCCGCTCACGAACCTGAAAAATTTCCGACCCCTGATCGACAGCGCGCAGGCCAACGACAACATTTTCCGGGTGCGGGTGTTTATGGACGATTCGAACTTGTATTCGGGCGAAAAAATCAACTTTTTCCCGCTGAGCAGCGTGCTGAGCCGTCCGTGGTACGCACGCGTGGTGGAAGCAGGGGGGTCGATCGTCTGGTCAGGCGCGTATTTGGAGCATTACATCGACCGCGACGACACTTATGTGATTTCGAGTGCCCGCATGCTGCGGGATCCGGACAATTTTGACCGGATGTTGGGATTGCTTGTGATCGATGTGAAGGAGCAAGCCGTTCTCGACATTATGACCGAGGTAAAGCTGTCCGGTGAAAACCGTGTCTATATTGTCGACGCGGACGGCACCATCGTTACCCATGCGGACAGAGCGCTGATCGGTCAAAAGGGGATTGCCCCCGGGGTAGAGCAGACGATCCGCTCCACGCAGGAGGGCATCGTGAAAACGATGTCCGGGTTGGACGCGACCTATACGATATTTACGACGATCCGTTCCACCGGGTGGAAGCTGCTTGCCGAGGTGCCGGCGGACGATATTTCGCGGCAGGCGCTCAAGCTGAACCGATTCTCCGGCGCGGCCACGCTGCTGGGCGTATCGGTGCTGTTCCTGCTGCTCGTCTTCCTGCTGCTGGCGTTTATCATCCGCAGCATGAACCGGCGGGTGCAGCTTGTCATCCGGGCCATTCGCCGGGAGGGCATCGAGCATCTGGACGAACGTCACGCTGCGGCCGACGGCGGAATCAATGTGCTGGAGCGAAGCGTCGACCACCTGATCGTCAAGGTGCGGGAGATGATGGAGGAGGCGTACCGGTCGAAAATGCAGGAGCGGGAAGCCCAGCTGCGCGCGCTGCAGGCGCAAATCAACCCGCATTTTTTGTACAATACGCTCGATACGATCAACTGGATCGCCGTAGGTCGGGGCGCGCATGACATCAGTCAAATGATCGACGCCTTGGCGAAATATTTCCGGCTCAGCCTGAACAAAGGCAAGGATACGGTCAGCGTAGAGGACGAGCTGAATTTGGCGAAAGTGTATTTGGAGATTCAGCTGAGCCGTTTTCCGCACAGCTTTGAGTTTACGGTCGAGGCGGATCCGCGGGTATACGCCTTCTTCATGCCCAAGCTGACGCTGCAGCCGATCGTGGAAAATGCGCTGCTGCACGGAATCCGCAAGGCGAAGCGGAAAAACGGCCTCATCCGCATTGAGGCCCGGCTGGACGAACAGGAGCAGGAGCTGGTTCTGTCCGTCGCCGATAACGGCGCAGGCATGGACGACGAGACGGCGGCGCGGCTCCTGACCGAACCGCAGCCCTCCGCACGCTCCGACGGCTCAGGCAGCTCATACGGCCTGTTTAACGTGAATGAACGGATCAAGCTGTTCTCGGGCGAAAACGGCGGCGTGTCGGTCCGCTCCGCGCCCGGCGAAGGCACAACCGTGACCGTTCGCCTGAAAGCGACGGATAAGACACCCGAGGCCGCAGGATAG
- a CDS encoding response regulator, translating into MYKLIIVDDEPTVRYGLRHYLDWSEFGIAVAGEADDGDTGLEEVRRIRPDIVLTDVRMLNMDGITMASEIRASFPQTKIVFVSGHDDAEYLKSALQVDAVDYIFKPVNMQELRAVIERVVGTLQEEERQRALVSDMQVKLTQSMPLLREKFLMSVIRDGIAQPERVQERLQFLGLELPPEAAYWVIVVRIDDSADIVETRSERDRQLLSYAVLNVCQELIDRHMSGYAFEHQNGEYVGILRKDDALEHPEDMLFVLAEDIRGNLQKWLKLSVTIGIGEQAPRLSALPASYGQAKEAADHKWYLGKNRIITMDSLKQDEEHPNRFDQAASDRLLSALKAADPGLLSEQLGELFVQLAKNRRDGFRYARNAGLQIILLSNRLLLELNVRCPSIEDGENELLDRVFRLETIDDLHRLLESHLVQVCGQIREKRSGKSRNVIERIRAVMDTRYAENITVADIAESVYLSPTYVSLLFKQETGETVYEYLTKVRIEKAKELLRDPSRKFYEVSEAVGYSDPSHFSKIFKKHTGFTPSTYRDQVI; encoded by the coding sequence ATGTACAAGCTGATCATAGTGGACGACGAGCCGACGGTCCGTTACGGGCTGCGCCATTATCTGGATTGGAGCGAATTCGGCATCGCGGTTGCCGGGGAAGCGGATGATGGGGATACGGGCCTCGAGGAGGTCCGGCGGATTCGCCCGGACATCGTGCTGACGGATGTACGCATGCTGAACATGGACGGCATAACGATGGCGTCGGAAATCCGTGCGAGCTTTCCGCAAACGAAAATTGTGTTCGTCAGCGGTCACGATGACGCGGAATATTTGAAATCGGCACTGCAGGTCGATGCCGTGGATTATATTTTCAAACCTGTCAACATGCAGGAGCTGCGGGCGGTGATCGAGCGGGTCGTCGGCACGCTGCAGGAGGAAGAGAGGCAGCGGGCGCTCGTCAGCGACATGCAGGTCAAGCTGACGCAAAGTATGCCGCTATTGCGCGAGAAGTTTCTTATGTCCGTCATCCGGGACGGCATAGCGCAGCCGGAGCGGGTGCAGGAGAGGTTGCAGTTTCTCGGGCTCGAGCTCCCGCCGGAAGCGGCTTATTGGGTCATCGTCGTTCGTATCGACGACAGCGCCGATATCGTGGAGACTCGCTCGGAGCGGGACCGGCAGCTCTTGTCCTATGCGGTGCTCAACGTGTGCCAGGAGCTGATCGACCGGCATATGAGCGGGTACGCATTCGAGCATCAAAACGGCGAATATGTCGGCATTTTGCGCAAGGACGATGCGCTCGAGCATCCGGAGGACATGCTGTTCGTGCTGGCCGAAGACATTCGCGGCAATTTGCAAAAATGGCTCAAGCTCAGCGTAACGATCGGCATCGGCGAGCAGGCGCCGCGGTTGTCCGCTCTGCCTGCCTCTTACGGCCAGGCGAAGGAAGCGGCCGATCATAAATGGTATCTCGGCAAAAACCGGATCATCACGATGGACAGCCTGAAGCAGGACGAAGAGCACCCTAACCGGTTCGATCAGGCCGCAAGCGACCGGCTGCTGTCCGCGCTGAAGGCGGCGGATCCCGGGCTGTTGTCGGAGCAGCTTGGCGAGTTGTTCGTACAGCTCGCGAAAAACCGCCGGGACGGCTTCCGTTATGCGCGCAACGCCGGGCTGCAAATCATTTTGCTGTCGAACCGGCTGCTGCTGGAGCTGAACGTGCGGTGCCCCAGCATCGAGGATGGGGAGAACGAACTGCTTGACCGCGTATTCCGGCTCGAAACGATCGACGATTTGCACAGATTGCTTGAATCGCATCTGGTTCAAGTATGCGGGCAAATCCGCGAGAAGCGCAGCGGCAAATCGCGCAACGTGATCGAGCGGATCCGGGCTGTCATGGATACTCGCTATGCGGAAAACATCACGGTGGCGGATATAGCGGAAAGCGTCTACTTGAGCCCGACATATGTCAGCCTCCTGTTCAAGCAGGAGACGGGCGAGACGGTGTACGAATATTTGACGAAGGTGCGCATCGAGAAAGCGAAGGAGCTGCTGCGTGACCCGAGCCGCAAATTTTACGAGGTATCCGAGGCGGTAGGTTATTCCGATCCGAGCCATTTCAGCAAAATTTTCAAAAAACACACAGGTTTCACCCCGAGCACTTACCGCGATCAAGTCATTTGA
- a CDS encoding FAD-dependent oxidoreductase — translation MEKATVMIPQQQLPVSYTPDVVVVGGGASGVAAAIAAARNGADTLLIEQRGYLGGMGTAALVPAFCPYTDGEKPVIRGIGLELLEKMKLASGGWFLGRYKEKLDWVPIDVETLKRMYDEEVLASGAKILFHTFADQVLLEGDRIAGIVISNKTGRSVVQAKLYIDASGDADLAALAGVPFHVGGEQGELQPGTMCYLVTGADKQRFDQFLQETGQGGQLEKTVVEAQQNGDLPEGRKRISGVAWISDTVAGFNFGHIFGIDGTKAEDLSRAAIEGRKLIDRQIRFLRKYVPGFENVHLIHSGDQIGIRETRRIVGDYTLVVEDFLSMRTFADDIARNSYFIDIHLANAGSTMVIKHLPKGQSHGVPYRCMLPQGRSNLIVAGRSVSSDRPVQGSLRVMPNCFAMGQAAGTAAAMLSGTGGGFRDISVPQLQRRLIEQGAWLGEHPGQASEVAAAVVSGAVQYDSENH, via the coding sequence ATGGAAAAAGCGACGGTGATGATTCCGCAGCAGCAGCTGCCGGTATCGTATACCCCCGATGTCGTGGTCGTCGGAGGCGGGGCATCCGGTGTTGCCGCGGCTATTGCGGCTGCGCGGAACGGAGCGGATACGCTGCTGATCGAGCAAAGAGGGTACTTGGGAGGCATGGGCACGGCTGCGCTCGTCCCGGCTTTTTGCCCTTATACGGACGGGGAAAAACCGGTTATCCGCGGCATCGGGCTGGAGCTTCTGGAAAAGATGAAGCTGGCTTCAGGAGGCTGGTTCCTGGGCAGATATAAGGAGAAGCTCGACTGGGTACCGATCGACGTGGAAACGCTTAAACGCATGTACGACGAAGAGGTGCTGGCGAGCGGCGCGAAAATTCTGTTCCATACGTTTGCGGATCAGGTGCTGCTTGAAGGCGACCGTATTGCAGGCATTGTCATCAGCAACAAAACCGGTCGTTCGGTCGTACAGGCGAAGCTGTACATCGATGCCTCGGGCGATGCGGATTTGGCGGCGCTGGCGGGAGTGCCGTTCCACGTCGGCGGAGAGCAGGGCGAGCTGCAGCCGGGAACGATGTGTTATCTCGTGACTGGGGCCGACAAGCAGCGGTTCGATCAATTCCTTCAGGAGACAGGACAAGGCGGCCAGCTGGAAAAAACGGTCGTGGAAGCGCAGCAAAACGGCGATTTGCCGGAAGGACGAAAACGGATCTCGGGCGTCGCCTGGATTTCCGATACGGTGGCGGGCTTCAACTTCGGCCATATTTTCGGCATCGACGGGACGAAGGCGGAAGATTTGTCCCGGGCCGCTATCGAAGGGCGGAAGCTGATCGACCGGCAAATCCGGTTTTTGCGCAAATATGTGCCCGGCTTTGAGAACGTACACTTGATCCATTCCGGCGATCAAATCGGCATACGGGAGACGCGCCGCATAGTCGGGGATTATACGCTGGTTGTCGAAGATTTTTTGTCGATGCGGACGTTTGCGGACGATATTGCGCGGAATTCGTATTTCATCGATATTCATTTGGCGAACGCTGGCAGCACGATGGTCATCAAGCACCTGCCGAAAGGACAGTCGCACGGCGTTCCTTACCGCTGCATGCTCCCGCAGGGCCGCTCCAACCTGATCGTCGCCGGCCGCTCCGTCTCGTCCGACCGTCCGGTGCAGGGCTCGCTGCGCGTCATGCCGAACTGCTTCGCCATGGGGCAGGCGGCCGGTACGGCGGCGGCGATGCTGAGCGGAACCGGCGGCGGCTTCCGCGATATTTCGGTGCCGCAGCTGCAGCGCAGGCTGATTGAGCAGGGGGCATGGCTCGGCGAGCATCCGGGTCAAGCATCGGAGGTGGCGGCGGCGGTCGTTTCCGGTGCCGTTCAATACGACAGCGAGAACCATTAG
- a CDS encoding LacI family DNA-binding transcriptional regulator has product MPVRKAVTLKTIAKELGLTVQTVSKALKGKPGMSEATRRLVAQTAERLGYYTMEQIRSLKAEHIAPYPNGRSRFLLVQTEESVDYNRLLLEGLHARFAAFGHQIDTLLLPKNIKEAAMPEWIEHSGMEFADGIFIAPSIVPQAWERPLFSLSMPRILLSFPPPGTKLDSVIWDVYEATWQSVAHLRQTGHRRIMYVGDIHVQRGFFLRWQAFCHAMGEFGCEVDATAHSTGPRSAQTNWLDELRELIKRENPDAIICGINGEVPPVYRLCAELGLRIPEDVSFIGFLNERSEELPGLTRPLLPIRETGYRAADRMLWRIANPTLPYEHIRIQGGFHAGGTTMTRPEE; this is encoded by the coding sequence ATGCCGGTCCGCAAGGCGGTTACGTTGAAAACGATAGCGAAAGAGCTCGGCCTCACCGTACAAACGGTATCGAAGGCGCTCAAAGGCAAACCCGGCATGTCCGAGGCGACGCGGCGGCTCGTCGCGCAAACGGCCGAACGGCTCGGCTACTACACGATGGAGCAAATACGCAGCCTGAAGGCGGAGCATATCGCTCCGTATCCGAACGGGCGAAGCCGTTTTTTGCTCGTGCAGACCGAGGAATCGGTCGATTACAACCGTCTGCTGCTCGAAGGGCTGCACGCGCGCTTCGCGGCCTTCGGCCATCAAATCGATACGCTGCTGCTGCCGAAAAACATCAAAGAAGCCGCCATGCCCGAATGGATCGAGCACAGCGGCATGGAGTTCGCCGACGGCATTTTCATCGCTCCGAGCATCGTGCCGCAAGCTTGGGAGCGGCCGTTGTTCAGCCTGTCCATGCCGCGCATACTGCTCAGCTTCCCGCCGCCCGGGACAAAGCTCGACAGCGTCATCTGGGACGTTTACGAGGCGACGTGGCAGTCCGTCGCCCATTTGCGGCAAACAGGGCACAGACGGATCATGTATGTCGGGGACATTCACGTGCAGCGCGGCTTTTTCCTGCGCTGGCAGGCGTTCTGCCACGCGATGGGCGAGTTCGGGTGCGAGGTCGATGCGACCGCCCATTCGACCGGCCCGCGAAGCGCGCAAACAAACTGGCTGGACGAGCTGCGGGAGCTGATCAAGCGCGAGAACCCCGATGCGATTATTTGCGGCATCAATGGCGAGGTGCCTCCGGTCTACCGGTTGTGTGCGGAGCTTGGGCTGCGCATTCCGGAAGACGTATCGTTCATCGGCTTCCTCAACGAGCGCAGCGAGGAGCTGCCCGGGCTGACCCGCCCGCTGCTGCCGATCCGCGAGACCGGCTACCGCGCGGCGGACCGGATGCTGTGGCGGATCGCCAACCCGACCTTGCCCTACGAGCACATCCGCATCCAAGGCGGTTTCCATGCAGGCGGTACGACAATGACACGGCCGGAGGAATAA
- a CDS encoding alpha/beta fold hydrolase gives MDYEIYELGEVALQSGVLLPDVILAYKTYGKLNDDKSNAIVYPTALADQHYQNEWLIGPGKALDPERYFIIVPNLLGNGLSTSPSNARPPFDRARFPHVTVFDNVRLQHRLVTEKFGIRKIALVTGWSMGAMQAFQWGAGYPEMVERLAPFAGTAKTWPHTYVFLEGVKAPLLADAAWHGGDYGEPPASGLRAVGRVYAGWGLSPAFYREELYCQLGYRTLEDFLAGFWDRNFAGVDANNLLAMLRTGQHADISANPVYNGDFAKALGSIKARTLVMPVSSDMYFHTEESEFEAKCIPDAAFVPIESNWGHFAGRGISPDDSKFIDDQLKRLLMSEVR, from the coding sequence ATGGACTACGAAATTTATGAATTGGGCGAGGTTGCGCTCCAGTCGGGCGTGCTCCTGCCGGACGTTATTTTGGCGTACAAAACCTATGGCAAACTGAACGACGATAAAAGCAATGCGATCGTATACCCTACGGCATTGGCGGATCAGCATTACCAGAACGAATGGCTGATCGGCCCCGGAAAAGCGCTGGATCCGGAACGTTATTTTATCATCGTTCCGAACCTGCTGGGCAACGGCCTGTCGACGTCTCCGAGCAATGCCAGGCCTCCTTTTGACAGGGCCCGATTTCCTCATGTGACCGTATTCGATAATGTCCGTCTGCAGCATCGGCTCGTGACGGAAAAGTTCGGCATAAGGAAAATTGCTCTGGTGACAGGTTGGTCGATGGGCGCCATGCAGGCTTTCCAATGGGGCGCAGGTTATCCGGAAATGGTCGAGAGATTGGCTCCGTTTGCCGGAACTGCAAAAACGTGGCCTCATACTTACGTATTTCTGGAGGGCGTCAAGGCACCTTTATTGGCGGACGCCGCTTGGCATGGCGGAGATTACGGCGAGCCGCCGGCAAGCGGTTTGCGGGCGGTGGGACGCGTCTATGCCGGTTGGGGTTTGTCTCCGGCATTTTACCGCGAGGAGCTTTACTGTCAATTAGGCTACCGGACACTCGAGGATTTTCTCGCCGGATTCTGGGATCGAAACTTTGCCGGCGTCGATGCGAATAACTTGCTTGCGATGCTGCGGACGGGGCAGCATGCCGATATCAGCGCCAATCCTGTCTACAACGGCGACTTCGCAAAAGCTCTCGGCAGCATCAAGGCGCGTACGTTGGTGATGCCGGTGAGCAGCGATATGTATTTCCATACGGAAGAAAGCGAGTTTGAAGCGAAATGTATACCGGATGCCGCTTTCGTGCCGATCGAATCAAACTGGGGACATTTTGCCGGCCGCGGCATCAGCCCGGACGATTCGAAGTTCATTGACGATCAGCTTAAGCGATTGCTTATGAGCGAAGTCCGGTGA
- a CDS encoding LysR family transcriptional regulator gives MDLRQLVTFRTVASTLNFSRAADALNYVPSNVSMQMQALEEELGVRLIDRLGKQLVLTDAGKRFLGYAEQALNLLDEAKERLSDDGRLTGTVTVSANEVLCAYRLPALFRRFREQFPGVRLLFRPFPSDYLKQSLCDGKTDVVFLLDEPLRSTGISSEPLIAEPFRLFAAPNHPSLQVNKLLPEHFRNEMFLVNEKGCTYRTLFDRMLLKEGIDSMETLEFGSAEAIKQCAMAGIGIAFLPEISAAAELERGDLAVLPWEMPDLHIVTQMLWHKEKWLSPAIAAFLDTAREMLAMQK, from the coding sequence ATGGATCTTCGCCAACTTGTCACCTTCCGGACCGTCGCCTCGACGCTAAACTTCAGCCGCGCCGCCGATGCATTGAATTACGTTCCCTCGAATGTATCGATGCAAATGCAGGCGCTGGAGGAGGAGCTCGGAGTACGTCTGATCGACCGGCTTGGCAAACAGCTGGTACTTACCGACGCCGGCAAAAGGTTTCTCGGGTACGCCGAGCAGGCTTTGAACTTGTTGGACGAAGCGAAAGAACGCTTGAGCGATGACGGCCGTTTGACCGGTACCGTGACGGTAAGCGCCAACGAAGTGCTGTGCGCATACCGGCTCCCTGCCCTGTTCCGCCGTTTCCGCGAGCAGTTTCCCGGGGTGCGCCTCCTGTTTCGTCCGTTTCCGAGCGACTATCTGAAGCAAAGTCTTTGCGACGGAAAAACGGACGTCGTTTTTTTGCTGGATGAACCGCTTCGTTCGACCGGCATATCAAGCGAACCGCTCATCGCCGAACCGTTTCGCCTTTTTGCCGCTCCGAATCACCCTTCGCTTCAGGTAAACAAACTGCTTCCGGAGCACTTTCGCAACGAAATGTTTTTGGTAAACGAAAAAGGCTGCACCTACCGCACGTTGTTCGACCGGATGCTGCTGAAGGAAGGGATCGACAGCATGGAAACGTTGGAATTCGGCAGCGCGGAAGCGATCAAGCAGTGCGCGATGGCCGGAATAGGAATCGCTTTCCTTCCCGAAATCTCTGCCGCCGCGGAGCTGGAACGGGGAGATCTGGCCGTGCTTCCGTGGGAAATGCCCGATCTTCACATCGTCACGCAAATGCTTTGGCACAAGGAAAAATGGCTTTCGCCCGCAATCGCCGCATTTCTGGATACGGCGCGAGAAATGTTAGCGATGCAGAAGTGA
- a CDS encoding DUF1697 domain-containing protein, which translates to MAIYIALLRGINVGGKNKIKMAELKAALENIGLARVQTYIQSGNVLFESEDDELALRRRIEQEIATVFGITLTVVMRTAEELAKIIAGCPFPESLLAEAAATCQGESFYVATLPEAPPVTGIEKLAGANNGDDLYHIEGRDVYLLFRHSIRDSKLAVNIQKLGVPATVRNWNTMNKLVQLAAGMKH; encoded by the coding sequence ATGGCAATTTACATCGCATTGCTGCGGGGCATCAATGTAGGCGGCAAAAATAAAATCAAGATGGCCGAACTTAAGGCGGCGCTTGAAAACATCGGACTGGCCCGCGTGCAAACGTACATACAAAGCGGGAATGTCCTTTTTGAATCGGAGGATGACGAGCTCGCTTTGCGCAGGCGAATAGAGCAGGAGATTGCGACGGTGTTCGGGATTACGCTGACGGTGGTTATGCGGACGGCCGAGGAACTGGCGAAGATTATCGCGGGCTGCCCTTTCCCGGAATCGCTCTTGGCGGAGGCGGCCGCCACTTGCCAAGGAGAGAGCTTTTATGTGGCTACGCTGCCGGAAGCTCCCCCTGTTACCGGAATCGAGAAGCTGGCAGGCGCGAATAATGGGGACGATTTATACCATATCGAGGGCCGCGATGTATACCTGCTGTTCAGGCACAGCATCCGTGATTCCAAACTTGCCGTTAATATTCAGAAGCTAGGTGTCCCGGCGACCGTGCGGAACTGGAATACGATGAACAAACTTGTCCAGTTGGCTGCCGGGATGAAACATTGA